The genomic region GCTATCAGTCGCATACTTCCGATGGCAGCATTGGTTTGTGCCTCTAATTGACGAGGTGCCTCCGCAAATCGAGGGGCCGTCGTCCGGCTTTTCTCGACATTTCGGGATACACTGCAACAGTTACCCCCCGGCATCACGAATCCACTTAACTGACGCTCGAATCTGAGTACTTTTCGCCACTAGCCATCGTTTTCTCTAGATGAAAGACCTTCCGCAACACGAATCGACTGCGGTTGATGTCGCGCAACTTGTTGCACAGCATCAACTTAGCGTTTGGCGTTATTTGCGGTCCTGGGGTTGTTCGCCCCAGGAGGCAGAGGATCTGACTCAGGAAACTTTTTTGAAGGTTCTTGAGAGGCCATTCGAGCAGCTGACAGATGCCGCCACCAGGGGGTATTTAAGGACGGTTGCTCGAAATTTGTTGATCGACCGCCGACGCAAAGAAGGTCGGCAGACAAACATCCAGGCCGTCGAAAATATCGAGCAGTTCTGGGTGGAGACCGACGATCGCAAGCCGGAGGAACTTTTAGGACTCCTGAACGAGTGCCTGGAAGGTCTGACCGAACGAGCGAGAACGGCATTGCAGATGCGATTTCAAGATCGCAAATCACGTTCAGAGATCGCAGATGCTTTACAAATTGGCGAGCACGGAGCGAAAAACCTGATGCAACGAGCGAAGCAGCAACTTCGCGAGTGCATCGAGTTCAAATTGAATCACGAATCATGAACCACGAAGATCCAATCATCGATCCTCTCCTGGAGGAACTGCTGGGCCAGCAGCAGATGCCGGATCTTACTGCGCACATCGTCAAAGCTCACCAGCAGCGACAAAGCCAAGGCAATTCGGGGGTCAATGGCCACGCCAAAGCACCACTCTCGATGGTGATCGCAGCGGCAGCACAAGCTGCGCCAGAAAACC from Blastopirellula marina harbors:
- a CDS encoding RNA polymerase sigma factor; this translates as MKDLPQHESTAVDVAQLVAQHQLSVWRYLRSWGCSPQEAEDLTQETFLKVLERPFEQLTDAATRGYLRTVARNLLIDRRRKEGRQTNIQAVENIEQFWVETDDRKPEELLGLLNECLEGLTERARTALQMRFQDRKSRSEIADALQIGEHGAKNLMQRAKQQLRECIEFKLNHES